The Burkholderiales bacterium JOSHI_001 genomic sequence CAGCCGGCCGAGCATGGCCGAGGGTCAGACCTGCGACAGGCGCTTGCGGCCCTTGGCGCGGCGTGCGTTGATGACGGCGCGGCCGCCGCGGGTCTTCATGCGCACCAGGAAACCGTGGGTGCGGGCGCGGCGGATCTTGGAGGGCTGGTAGGTGCGCTTCAT encodes the following:
- a CDS encoding ribosomal protein L34 (PFAM: Ribosomal protein L34~TIGRFAM: ribosomal protein L34, bacterial type~IMG reference gene:2508593574_SP); the encoded protein is MKRTYQPSKIRRARTHGFLVRMKTRGGRAVINARRAKGRKRLSQV